TCTGTATCATtagcttttaaatatttattcaatgtaGCAAAAATCTGTGAATTCAATACTTGAAAACGACGTATTCTGTCAACCATACGTTTCAaatgctatatatataaaataaaattaattttcaatcttCACAGCTTAAAACATgccatataatttatgtatacatacaattcCTTTAACATTGTCATCTTTGCTGTCAACTCGTTGAACTCTAAGTATGTGATAGCAAAAGTCTAGTGCCTCAAATCTTCTCTGTTGACCAAGTAGAACAATCATTGTACAACCTGCCCAATGAAGTCCTTCACCAAAAAGTTccctaaaatatgataaatagaaATGTGTTCTTATCTAAAATAGTAACAAATTAATGTGCTCACTCGACAGTAAATTCTGTATCACCCACTGGTATACAATAGACAAATTGAAGTGCTGACCATAGTCTATGAAATTCTGTACATTCGTCTATGTTCATTACACCATTTTGAGGTGGTGGACCCACCCATACAGGGTCATCTAACATACCTCGAAGCCTTGAAAGTACCACTTCAAATATTGATAGACCACAGCATAAGCGCTCACGTGTTAATAGGTCTCCATCACGAGCTATTGTTACttgctaaaattaaaatataaataaataataatttaatagtttatggtTTATCTAAATTAACAAACTTTAGCTGTTCCATATCGCTCAATATTTGGTACAATTTGTAAAGCAGCATATTTTGCTTCTAACCGTTTCTGTTTACTTTCTGTCTTTTCGCCTTCCTTAGTAAAAGGTCTAGGTAAAATGTTTTGGAATGGCGCAGCATGCAGAAGGTCACAAACTTCTTCTTGAGATAATGCTTGTTCCAtcaacaaacaaaacaaaattgtgtTGCCTAATTCTCGAAAATTGTGAAACAATTCGGTCTTTGCATCAGGATATTGCACTATATCATTAAGCTGAGCATGGTAATACCCTAAAACACCAGGCGATCCATAGTCATATCTTGGTAATTTGCATTGTCTGGGCATAGCTTCCATTAATGTTTTTGCAAATTGTAACAGATTTCCCTGAATTAATGATTTgactatttttaacaattcttCCATAACAACAGCGATTCCTTGATAACCTAACATTTTACACATAGTACGAAAATGTGGAGCACCGACAAAtccttaattaaaaaagaatcaattaataaaataatttaaacatcaaaataaataatacttgccAGTATATTGTCCATAAATAGTAGTATATGCAAGATTCAATTGTTTGCTGCCCCATAAATATTGGTGTCCCATTTGAGGAGGTTTATCCCTTTGTACAGGTTGTGTGAAACTTATGCCCCGACATTTAACAAAACGATTGGTAGCAGCATTATAACAATAGTTtggtaaaaaatcataatttaattcccaaaaaacaTGCAAAGTAATACGGCCATATGGGGCAAGAACATTATGATTAGCTTCACGAAACATGGCATCAAATTCATCCAAAGCTAGATGTTTGCATAACAATTTGTGGCACAATCTGTTTACTTGCATAATACCTTCTAATTcctatataaaagaaaaacatagtTAAATCTTACAGAATTCTAACACTTAATACAGAATAAAGTTAACAAATAACATACCACAATTCCAGTAATATCACCACCTTCAAATTTTGCAATAGCTAGTTCCAGAGACTTTAACATATCTGCATTAACTCGCTgcgttataagtttatttaaatctacACTGCGTCCTAGCAATTGCACATGACGCTGTTTTAGCAAAGTTTCATATCTGTTTGCTCTTGGATATAAAATAAGGTATGTTCCCATAGCAACACATTCCACACGGAATCTCTtgtctaataatatacttgatgctaattgtttataatgagCAAAGATTTGCtcacttaatttataaacaaattgatCAAAGCAAAGATTCACTTCAGCCTCAACttcatcatataaaaattgtttgcgGAATACAGTTAAAGCATAATGAGCACTGTCATTGTACAAATCTAATGGATATAAGACGTATTCCATCATGGACGGTTCTTTTGTCTTCAAAATATGATCTGTCAATATCCAAGGCATTGACATTTCAATTGGAAACTGAATTCTTTTTTCCATTGTAATCAAATCACTACATTCTTCGTTATGTTGATGTTTGAcagtacatttttgaatacgCCTTGCCATGgtcatttctaaataaaactcACGATACCATAGTTGTGAAAGATCACAACATTGTTGTAATGActctaaaaaaacattgattaatattgaatgatatttgaaatttaaaaaatatattaaattaatatttgcatGGATGCAATtagattttttctttaaaatataccaaaatatatcaaaaatttttttttacaccccctaaaaaaatgttttatttttttaataaattttgtaacAATAGAATTCCAAGCAAAATACTAAACCAGTAATTGAATAATAGCTTTTAACTACTCAgagatgtaaaattaaatataatagcattTATCATGCTTATAGAGATGCCcttagattaaatttttaatcaattaaccAGCAATATCAGCAATTGGCTGcattgttgaaaaaattaatatagattgaGAAAAAgagattgttaataataaacttgtttattatgaataagttATATACGCTATATACCAATACAATTGGCATGGTATCAAACAATGAACTAATAccaaaatatgaataacaatttgtataaacGTACGACTAAATCCAAGGAGATAGCTCCAAAAAAATGAAGTCTTATGAAATTGATCAATTTGCATTAGGTATTGTCCATCAATATCTTTTCGTAAAGTACGTTTCCCACCAGATTTATCTGCAATTAATGATTCCAACATTGTTCTAACCATGTAGAGTTGAGTAGATGATGGacctagaaaaaaattagacaCAAAACTGAATGTgtgatttatgtttattataatcaataacttACCAACATTCCTTCTAGGCACTTTAATTCCAAATCCAACATCTGGATCCTTTTTTCCTTTCAAAGCTGGATCTGCTGATGGCTCTACACCTCTCTGCCAGTCTGCACAAGTTTCTCGAACTGAAACGAGTATACTTCTAATAAGATCTCTTTTATTCTTAATGGCCTTTCTTAATGGTTCTCTCAATGTTAACTGAACAAAATCTTGTAATTCTGCATAGATATTACGACGAATAGTATCAGTAAAAACTGTTTCCATACGAGCCATGAGTACTTGTAATCCTTTTATCATTGCTATTACTTCAATAAGCGCAAATTTTTCTTCATCTGTATAATTGTATCGTGTGGCTCGTTCATATTCTTCAGCTTCAACAGGACATTCTTTGTTTTGATGATGATCAGTAGGATGAAGTAGTTTCCAAGAATAAAGTTCTGTGACAACACTAGTCCACTCCGACAGTAGTTGTAAACCTCTTAATGCCAATTCAGCTGTATCTTTGTTTTCGGTATCTGTTCTTGTTTCTTTG
This sequence is a window from Rhopalosiphum maidis isolate BTI-1 chromosome 1, ASM367621v3, whole genome shotgun sequence. Protein-coding genes within it:
- the LOC113550042 gene encoding cytoplasmic FMR1-interacting protein is translated as MATDKVTLTDALSNVDVLDELTLPDEQPCIEAQPCSILYQADFDTNFEDRNGFVTGIAKYIEEATVHASLNELLEEGQVHAVMLYTWRCCSRAIPQPKSNEQPNRVEIYEKTVEVLGPEVNKLLQFMYFQRKAIERFCGEVKRLCHAEKRKDFISEAYILTLGKFINMFAVLDELKNMKSSVKNDYSSYRRAAQFLKVMADSHTLQESQNLSMFLATQNKIRDTVKENLEKIPAYEELLSDVVNLCVQMFESKMYLTPSEKHMLVKVMGFGLFLMDNELCNINKLDQKKKLNLGKIDRIFKNLEVVPLFGDMQIAPFNYIKRSKHFEPGRWPLSSSPQISPQADLMVHLPQIREDHVKYISELARYSNEVTTTYKETRTDTENKDTAELALRGLQLLSEWTSVVTELYSWKLLHPTDHHQNKECPVEAEEYERATRYNYTDEEKFALIEVIAMIKGLQVLMARMETVFTDTIRRNIYAELQDFVQLTLREPLRKAIKNKRDLIRSILVSVRETCADWQRGVEPSADPALKGKKDPDVGFGIKVPRRNVGPSSTQLYMVRTMLESLIADKSGGKRTLRKDIDGQYLMQIDQFHKTSFFWSYLLGFSQSLQQCCDLSQLWYREFYLEMTMARRIQKCTVKHQHNEECSDLITMEKRIQFPIEMSMPWILTDHILKTKEPSMMEYVLYPLDLYNDSAHYALTVFRKQFLYDEVEAEVNLCFDQFVYKLSEQIFAHYKQLASSILLDKRFRVECVAMGTYLILYPRANRYETLLKQRHVQLLGRSVDLNKLITQRVNADMLKSLELAIAKFEGGDITGIVELEGIMQVNRLCHKLLCKHLALDEFDAMFREANHNVLAPYGRITLHVFWELNYDFLPNYCYNAATNRFVKCRGISFTQPVQRDKPPQMGHQYLWGSKQLNLAYTTIYGQYTGFVGAPHFRTMCKMLGYQGIAVVMEELLKIVKSLIQGNLLQFAKTLMEAMPRQCKLPRYDYGSPGVLGYYHAQLNDIVQYPDAKTELFHNFRELGNTILFCLLMEQALSQEEVCDLLHAAPFQNILPRPFTKEGEKTESKQKRLEAKYAALQIVPNIERYGTAKQVTIARDGDLLTRERLCCGLSIFEVVLSRLRGMLDDPVWVGPPPQNGVMNIDECTEFHRLWSALQFVYCIPVGDTEFTVEELFGEGLHWAGCTMIVLLGQQRRFEALDFCYHILRVQRVDSKDDNVKGIHLKRMVDRIRRFQVLNSQIFATLNKYLKANDTDASAVEHVRCFPPPVHPSHPSSHYYRPDQTGSR